In the genome of Fundidesulfovibrio magnetotacticus, the window ATTTTTAACAAAGAAAGGCACAACCGGAAACAACCCGACGGGTTGGAAGCCTTACAAAGCGTTCTGGACAAGATGACCCGCCAGTTCCACCATGAAGCTTTTCATGCCGGAAAAGTCAACTGCCCTTTTCAGCCGGAACGCGATGAGGTAGGAAAAGCCATGCACGGACACCCGCTCGTCTCGGGCCTTCTGGGCCAGCTCGAAGCCCTGGAGCGCTCGGCGAGGCAGGCCGGCGTGCCCCTCCTGGCAGGCCAGGCCGAGGCCCTGCGCCAGACCGCGCTGGCCCTGGCCGCGGAGCGCGCCGGCCTGGACGATTCCCGTGCCCAGGCCGTGGCCAAGGCCCGCTTCCTGGAGCGAGCCATCGAGGAGAACCGGCGGCGTTACGAGGAAAGCCTGCGCTCCTTCGAGCGCTTTCGCCAGGGGTTCGGGCTGGTGGAATCCCTGCGCGACCTGGGCGAACTGCCCGCGCTCCTGGAATCCGTGCGCGGTCTCTTCCGCCTGGCGGCGGTGCGTCTGGTGCTGGACGAAGAGGAGTTCGGACCGTGCCTGCCGGCGGATTTCCCCGTCTTACCCGCCCGCGAGCTGGCGCGCGAGGCCCAGGCCGTGCGCGCCTCGGGCAGGCGCTCCTACGTGGGGCCGTGCTCCGCGGCGCCCGGGGCGACCCTCGGCCGTTCGGAGCGCAAGCGCTGGGGCTCCTGCTTCCTCTACCCCCTGGAGGACCGCTTCCGGGAGGGGCGCTGGGCCGGCATGCTCCTGGTGGCCGACGTGAACCCCGGCCGCTACCTGCCCGACATGGCCACCGACTACATGGAGCACTTCTTCGACTCCCTGGCCGCCGCCGTGACCCACCTGGCCGACCGCCGCAAGAACGAGGAGATGCGCGAGGACGTGGAGCGCATGGCCCGACACGACCTCAAGAGCCCCCTCTCGGCCGTGCTCACCCTGCCCCAGTTTCTCATCGAGGCCGAGAACCTCACGGAGCGCCAGCGCGACATGGCCCGGCTCATGCTGGAGGCCGGGCGTCGCATGCAGTCGCTCATCACGCTCTCGCTTTCGCTCTACCGCATGGAGCGCGGCGAGTACGCGCCAGAGCCCGTGGCGCTGGACCTCGCGGCCCTGGCGCGGGCCGTGTGGGAGGAGTGCGGGGGGCCGTGGCGCTCGGCGCGCATGCGCCTGGAAATCGAGGCCCAGGAAGATCCCTTCGTCGTGCAGGGGGAGGAGATTCTGTGCTACGCGCTCTTCTCGAACCTGATCAAGAACGCCCTGGAGGCTTCCAGCCCCGGCGACGCCGTGACCCTGCGCCTGCTGCGGGAGCCCGACTGGGACGTGGCCGAAGTGGGCAACCGGGGCGACGTGCCCGAGCAGGTGCGCGCGTCGTTCTTCCGCAAGTACGCCACCTTCGGCAAGCAGAGCGGCACGGGCCTGGGCACGTACACGGCCCGGCTTATCGCCCGCACCCACGGCGGCGACGTGGAGATGGAGACCGGCCAGGGCCAGGGCACCGTGGTGCGCGTGCGCCTGCCGCGCTCTAGCGACCTCCCGTGAACAACCCGTAAACCCGGGGCGCCAGACGCCTGAGCGCTGCGCCCAGCCCCAGGCAGAGCCCCGTGGCCGAGGCGGCCAGGAGAACCACGTAGGCCAACTGCCCGGCCGTGCCCGGCAGGACCAGCCACGGCGTCAGGTCCGCCAGCCAGGAGAGGGCGGGCTCGTGGAAGAGGTAGACGAAGAAGATCGAGCCCGAGAGCCGCAAGAGCCATGCCCGCTCGCCCAGCCGCCAGCCGCGCGAGGCCGTCCACACCGTCGCCACGCCCACCAGCACGCTTGCGCGCCACGCCGGGAACTGCCAGCCGGGCCACAGCCCCTGCAACTGCAGGGTGGCGCTCGCCGCGATGCAAAGCGCCCAGAGCCCCCAGAGCAGCGGAAGATAACGCCCCAGGCCGTCCAGGTTCATGCGGCGCGCCGCCAGCACCCCGCCCAGGCAGAAGAAGAAGGCCCCGCCCAGGTCCAGGGACACCCTGGGAATCTCCAGCGTGTTCCAGGCCGCCCAGAGCAGGAAGAGCCCGGCCCAGGGCAGGCGGCGGATCAACACGGCGAAGAGGGGCGCGGCCAGGAAGAACGCGAAAAGGTCGCGCAGGAACCACAGCGGATAGACCAACGGCCAGCCGTCCACCCCCAGAAGGAGCGGCAGCACGCCGCGCGCCTTGAGGTAGCTCGTGCCGCCGATGCCCGGGATGGCCCCGAAGAGGGCCACGTAGGCGATCCACAGGCCGTTCACCAGGAGATAGGGCAAAAAGAGGGTGCGCAGGCGCTTGGCCACGAGGCCCTTGTAGCCGTCCAGACCGCCGGGGTAGCGCAGGAAGAGCAGGTAGCCCGAGATGGCGAAATAGAGGGGCACGGCGGCCTGGAACAGGTGGCGGCCCACAACGTTGAGCACGGCCCCGGCCTCGGGCGTGGGGACCACGTGGGCAAGCAGGCCTTTGGGGGCGTGGATGCCCACCACGGCCAGCATGAGCAGGGCGCGCAGGGCCGAAATGCGCCGCGACGTGGCGGCATCGATCAGGTTGTGCTGCATGGGAAGGGCTGTCGGGGCAGGCGGCGGACCGGCTCGACCAGGCCGCCGCCGCGTGGAATGGTTCGGCGACGTCGCCGGTGGAGGACCCGGGCGCGACCCCGTGCCCCTGTCCGGTCCGCGGACACGCTAGTCTCCGGCCTGGAGAGCCTGCTCGCCGGTGAGACCGAAGCGGCGCTGGCGTCCCGCGTAGGCCGCCAGGGCCTTGTCCAACTCGTCCGCGTCGAAGTCCGGCCAGTAAACATCGGTGAAGTAGTATTCGGCGTAGGCGCTCTGCCAGAGGAGGTAGTTGCTGATGCGAAGCTCGCCGGAGGTGCGCACTACCAGATCCGGGTCGGGCTGCCCGGCGGTGAAGAGCTCGGCCGAGAAGCGCTCCTCGGTGATGTCGGCGGGCTTTACGCCCTGTTCCACGAGCCTGCGGCAGGCGCGCAGGATTTCGGCCCGTCCCGAGTAGTTGAGGGCGAGGTTCAGGGTCATGGAGCGGCAGTGTGCGGTCTTTTTCAGCACGTGGGAGAGGGCCTGGCGCACGGCGAAGGGGAAGTCCTCCAATTCGCCCAGGACGTTGAAGCGGATGTCCTGCTCCACCAGTGAGGCAAGTTCGTTGCCCAGGAAGCGCACCAGGAGGTCGAAGAGTGTGCGCACTTCGTCCTGGGGCCGCTTCCAGTTCTCCTTGGAGAAGGTGTAGAGCGTCAGGTGGGCGATGCCCAGCTCGCGGCAGCGGGTGACGAGGCGCTTGGCGGTCTCGGTGCCTGCCCTGTGGCCCTCGCTGCGCGAGAGGCCCCGGGCCTTGGCCCAGCGGCCGTTGCCGTCCATGATCACGGCGAGGTGGCGCGGGAGCGCCTGCGGCGTGTCGCTCATGGGTGATCCTGTGGTGTGAAGCGCAAGCGGCCCCCGGGTGGATGTCGCCCAGGGGCCGGTGGTGTCGTGAAGAAGGCCTCCGCCGGGTCGCGGCGCGCCGGGTGGGCGGCCGGGGGTCGCCCGTGCGGCGGCGTTGGCGCCTGTCGGAGGTGCGGGCTAGATCTCCATGATCTCCTTCTCCTTCTTGGCCAGGCTCTGTTCGAGCTTGGCCACGTAGGAGTCGGTGGTCTTCTGGATGTCGGCCTCGCCCTTGCGCAGGTCGTCCTCGGAGATGGCCTTGTCCTTCTGGAGCTTCTTGAGGCCGTCGTTGGCGTCGCGGCGGATGTTGCGCACGGCCACCTTGGCCTCCTCCGTGTACTTCTTGGCCACCTTGACGAGGTCCTTGCGGCGGTCCTCGGTGAGGGGGGGCAGGCCGATGCGGATGATCTTGCCGTCGTTGATGGGCGTGAGGCCCAGGTCGGACTTCTGGATGGCCTTTTCCACCAGGCCGAAGGCCGCGCGGTCCCAAGGCTGGATGGTGATGGTGCGGCTGTCGGGGGTGGAGAGGGAGGCGATCTGGTCGATGGGCGTGGGGGTGCCGTAGTAGTCGACCTTCAGGCCGTCGAGCAGGGCCACGGAGGCCCGGCCGGTGCGCAGGTGGGAGAACTCCTTTTCCAGGGAGGCGACAGCCTTTTCCATGCGGGATTTGGCGTCCCCGAGCACTTTGTCCATGCGACTCTCCTTATTCGACGATGGTTCCGGCGCGCTGTCCGGTGACCACCTTGTTCAAATTGCCCGGCTCGAACATGTTGAAGACCACGATGGGCATCTTGTTGTCCATGGCCAGGGTGACCGCCGTGGAGTCCATGACCTTGAGCTGCTTTTCCAGCACGTCCATGTAGGTCAGGCGCTCGAAGAGCACGGCGTCGGAATGCTTCTTGGGGTCTTTGTTGTAGACGCCGTCCACCTTGGTGCCCTTGATGATCACTTCGCTCTTGAGCTCCATGGCGCGCAGGGCGGCGGCGGTGTCGGTGGTGAAGTAGGGGTTGCCCGTGCCGGCGGCGCAGATGACCACGCGCCCCTTTTCCAGGTGGCGGACGGCGCGGCGGCGGATGTAGGGCTCGCAGACCTCCTGCATGGTGATGGCGGAGAGCACGCGGGTGGAGAGGCCAAGCTTCTCCAGGGCGTCCTGGACGGCCACGGCGTTCATGACCGTGGCCAGCATGCCCATGTAGTCGGCGCTGGCGCGCTCCATGCCGGAGGCCGAGGCGGACATGCCCCGGAAGATGTTGCCCCCGCCGATGACCATGGCCAGTTCCACGCCCTTGGCGGCGGCGTCCACGATCTCCTTGCAGAAGGCGCTGACGGTGTCCGGGTCGATGCCGAAGCCGCGGGGGCCGGCCAGGGCCTCGCCCGAGAGCTTGAGAAGGATGCGCTTGAAGCGAAGGTTGTCCATGTGCGGTGATCCTCGGATTGCAAGACCCGTGACGGGAAGCTTCCTAAAAGGTTTTGGAGAAAAGCGCGAGGGGAAACTTCCTGGCCTCCCCCCGCGCTTCCGGCGGGATCGTCAAGAAAAACGGGCCTTGCGGCCCGTTTTGTTGCGCTATTCGTCGGTGGCGTCTTCGCCCAGTTGCATGCGCACGAAGCGCCCGATCTGGATGTTTTCGCCCAGGGTGGCCACGAGGTTGTTCAGGAGGTCCTGGATGGAGAGCTTGTCGTCCTTGATGAAGGGCTGATCAAGCAGGCAGACTTCCTTGTAGAACTTCTTGATGCGGCCCTCGACGATCTTTTCGGCGATGTTGTCGGGCTTGCCCTCGGCCTTGGTCTGGGCCAGGAAGATGGCCTTTTCCTTTTCCAGCACGTCGGCGGGAAGCTGGTCGGGGGAGACGCAGAGGGGGTTGGCGGCGGCCACCTGCATGGCCACGTTCTTGGCGAACTCCTGGAACTTGTCGCCGCGCGCCACGAAGTCGGTCTCGCACTTGATTTCCACGAGCACGGCGATCTTGCCGTTGGAGTGGACGTAGGAGCCGATGACGCCTTCGCTGGTGGCACGCCCGGCCTTCTTGGCGGCCTTGGCCAGGCCCTTCTCGCGAAGCCAGGCCACGGCCTTGTCCATGTCGCCGCCGCAGGCTTCCAGGGCCTTCTTGCAGTCCATCATGCCCGCGCTGGTCGTGTCGCGCAGTTGTTTCACCGTGCTGGCGCTGATCTGGGACATGTCTAGCGGGCCTCCTCTTCGGCTTCGGCGGTTTTGGTTTCCTCGGCGGCTTCGGGCTTTTCCTCGGCCTGGGCGGCCATGGCGCGCTCGTCGCCCTGGTCCTTGCCGGAGGCCTCGCCTTCGAGGCAGGCGTCGGCCACGCAGGTGACGAAGAGCTTGATGGCGCGGATGGCGTCGTCGTTGCCAGGGATGATGTAGTCGATCACGTCGGGGTCGCAGTTGGTGTCCACCACGGCCACCACGGGGATGCCCAGCTTGCGGCATTCCTGCACGGCGATCTCTTCGCGCTTGGGGTCGATGATGAAGGCGGCGGCCGGGACGCTGTCCATGTCCTTGATGCCGCCCAGGGTGGCATTGAGCTTGGTGACCTCGCGGCCGTACATGGCGATTTCTTTCTTGTGGTAGCGCTTGATGGTGCCGTCGCCGAAGGCGGTCTCAAGCTTCTTCAGGCGGTCGATGGAGCCGCGGATGGTCTGGAAGTTGGTGAGCATGCCGCCCATCCAGCGGTTGGTGACGAAATACTGCCCGGCGCGTTCGGCCTCTTTCTTCACGGCTTCCTGCGCCTGGCGCTTGGTGCCCACGAAGATGATCTTGCCGCCCTTGGCGACGGTTTCCACCAGGAAATCGTGGGCCTTCTGGAAGAGCTTCACGGTCTGCTGGAGGTCGATGATATGGATGCCGTTGCGCGCGCCGAAGATGTAGGGGCGCATCTTGGGGTTCCACCGGCGGGTCTGGTGACCGAAATGCACGCCGGTCTCCAACAGCTGCTTCATGCTTACGTAGGCCATGGGGCCCTCCTTTGGGTTGTGCCTCCACGCCGTTGGCCTTCCTCCTGCCCGAAGGGGCACCCTGGGAGGCGGGGTCCGGCGTGTGCGGAGTGATGAAAAGCAGGATTGCATACATCGACGCGCGGAGGTTGGCAAGAAGGAATTCGTGCAAACCAGGGCGTGCCGATTTTTGCACAGCCGCTTGTGCAGGGCCTTGCACTCCTGGCGGTGATGTGTGATGAAATGTATCGAAATCCGAGGTGTTCCAGGTTGGCATGGTAAATGCTACCAATGCGGTATGATTCGTGCCCAAGGAGATTCCATCATGTCCAAAACTTCGCGCTTCATTCAGGTGTTCGCCGGCTTCGCCCTGGCCTTCCTCGTGGGGGCGGCCGCCATGGCCCAGGACAAGGCCCACAAGCCCGGGGCCGACCACGCCGCCCAGCCCGCCGCCACGGCGGCCGCTCCTGCGTCCGCCCCGGCCAAGCCCGCCGTGTTCGCCCCCGGCGCGCCCCACTGGATCCACTCCCTGCCCGCCGACAAGCAGGACGCCGCCCGATCCATCTGGCTGGCCGACGGCCGCCTGATCGCCGGGCACAAGGAGATGCTCAAGGCCAAGCGCCACGAGCTCAAGGCCCTGCTGGCCCTGCCGGGCACCGACGACAAGGCCGTGGCCGCCGTGGTGAAGGAAATCTCCGCCACCGAGGAAAAGCTGCTGAACGCCCAGATCAGCCTGCGCCGCAAGCTTGAGAAGGAAGGCATCCCCACCTGGGCGCTGCCTGGTTTCGACGGCAAGGACGACAACTGCGCCATGATGGGCGACGGCGACGGAAAGGGCAAGATGGGCATGATGGGCATGATGGGCGGCGACGGCAAGGGCCATGAGGGCCACAACGGCCAGGCCAAGCCCGCCGAGGCCCCCAAGGCCCAGTAACTTGAAGCCCGCGTGGACGTTTCCAGCCTCCACGCGCTCCATCCCGCATCGAAAACGAACCGCGCCGCGCTCTTCCGGGAACGCGGCGCGGTTCGCCATGGAGGCCGGGCATGATGTCGTTTTTTCGTTCAGCGGTTCGCGGCGTTGCGCAGTGGTTTGAACGGTTTCGCGGCGCGCAGGCGCGCGACGGCGCGCTTCGGTCTCCACAGGCAGCGGCAGGCCGGAGGGGCTTTCTGACGCTCGCGGCCCTGGCCCCGCTGGGGGCCGCCGTTCCGGCCCTCGCCCAGCCCTCCCCGGGGCACGCGGGCCATGCGACTGCAGGCGCTGGGCACGCCGGACACGCCCCGTCCTTCGCCTGGCGCGACCCCTCCCGGCGCATCTCGCCGCCCCCGCCGCTCACCGGCAAGGGGACCGGCTCCGTGCGGACCCCCCACGTGCCGAGCCTGGGCCACGAACTCGACGGCGGCGTGAAGGTCTTCCGCCTCGTCGCCCAGCCCGTGGAGCGCATGCTCCTGGACGGACCGCCCGCGCCCGGCTCCGTTATAGAGCGCTGGCACAAGGCCATGGGGGCCATGGAGGGCATGGACCTGCCCAAGAAGGCCCGGCTCTGGGGATTCAACGGCTCCGTGCCCGGCCCGTCCATCGAGGTGGTCCAGGGCGACAGGGTGCGCATCCACGTGGTCAACGAGTTGCCCGAGGCCACCAGCGTGCACTGGCACGGCCTGGAGATCCCCAACGTCCAGGACGGCGTGGGCGGGCTCACCCAGGAGCCCATCCTTCCCGGGCGCTCCTACACCTACGAGTTCGAGGTGACCCAGGCCGGAACCTTCATGTACCACTCCTCCTTCAACGAGAAGAAGCAGGTGGGCATGGGCCTGGGAGGCTTCTTCATCGCCCACCCGGC includes:
- a CDS encoding acyltransferase family protein, translated to MQHNLIDAATSRRISALRALLMLAVVGIHAPKGLLAHVVPTPEAGAVLNVVGRHLFQAAVPLYFAISGYLLFLRYPGGLDGYKGLVAKRLRTLFLPYLLVNGLWIAYVALFGAIPGIGGTSYLKARGVLPLLLGVDGWPLVYPLWFLRDLFAFFLAAPLFAVLIRRLPWAGLFLLWAAWNTLEIPRVSLDLGGAFFFCLGGVLAARRMNLDGLGRYLPLLWGLWALCIAASATLQLQGLWPGWQFPAWRASVLVGVATVWTASRGWRLGERAWLLRLSGSIFFVYLFHEPALSWLADLTPWLVLPGTAGQLAYVVLLAASATGLCLGLGAALRRLAPRVYGLFTGGR
- the rpsB gene encoding 30S ribosomal protein S2, whose product is MAYVSMKQLLETGVHFGHQTRRWNPKMRPYIFGARNGIHIIDLQQTVKLFQKAHDFLVETVAKGGKIIFVGTKRQAQEAVKKEAERAGQYFVTNRWMGGMLTNFQTIRGSIDRLKKLETAFGDGTIKRYHKKEIAMYGREVTKLNATLGGIKDMDSVPAAAFIIDPKREEIAVQECRKLGIPVVAVVDTNCDPDVIDYIIPGNDDAIRAIKLFVTCVADACLEGEASGKDQGDERAMAAQAEEKPEAAEETKTAEAEEEAR
- the uppS gene encoding polyprenyl diphosphate synthase → MSDTPQALPRHLAVIMDGNGRWAKARGLSRSEGHRAGTETAKRLVTRCRELGIAHLTLYTFSKENWKRPQDEVRTLFDLLVRFLGNELASLVEQDIRFNVLGELEDFPFAVRQALSHVLKKTAHCRSMTLNLALNYSGRAEILRACRRLVEQGVKPADITEERFSAELFTAGQPDPDLVVRTSGELRISNYLLWQSAYAEYYFTDVYWPDFDADELDKALAAYAGRQRRFGLTGEQALQAGD
- the pyrH gene encoding UMP kinase, which produces MDNLRFKRILLKLSGEALAGPRGFGIDPDTVSAFCKEIVDAAAKGVELAMVIGGGNIFRGMSASASGMERASADYMGMLATVMNAVAVQDALEKLGLSTRVLSAITMQEVCEPYIRRRAVRHLEKGRVVICAAGTGNPYFTTDTAAALRAMELKSEVIIKGTKVDGVYNKDPKKHSDAVLFERLTYMDVLEKQLKVMDSTAVTLAMDNKMPIVVFNMFEPGNLNKVVTGQRAGTIVE
- a CDS encoding sensor histidine kinase, whose translation is MHGHPLVSGLLGQLEALERSARQAGVPLLAGQAEALRQTALALAAERAGLDDSRAQAVAKARFLERAIEENRRRYEESLRSFERFRQGFGLVESLRDLGELPALLESVRGLFRLAAVRLVLDEEEFGPCLPADFPVLPARELAREAQAVRASGRRSYVGPCSAAPGATLGRSERKRWGSCFLYPLEDRFREGRWAGMLLVADVNPGRYLPDMATDYMEHFFDSLAAAVTHLADRRKNEEMREDVERMARHDLKSPLSAVLTLPQFLIEAENLTERQRDMARLMLEAGRRMQSLITLSLSLYRMERGEYAPEPVALDLAALARAVWEECGGPWRSARMRLEIEAQEDPFVVQGEEILCYALFSNLIKNALEASSPGDAVTLRLLREPDWDVAEVGNRGDVPEQVRASFFRKYATFGKQSGTGLGTYTARLIARTHGGDVEMETGQGQGTVVRVRLPRSSDLP
- the tsf gene encoding translation elongation factor Ts, coding for MSQISASTVKQLRDTTSAGMMDCKKALEACGGDMDKAVAWLREKGLAKAAKKAGRATSEGVIGSYVHSNGKIAVLVEIKCETDFVARGDKFQEFAKNVAMQVAAANPLCVSPDQLPADVLEKEKAIFLAQTKAEGKPDNIAEKIVEGRIKKFYKEVCLLDQPFIKDDKLSIQDLLNNLVATLGENIQIGRFVRMQLGEDATDE
- the frr gene encoding ribosome recycling factor, yielding MDKVLGDAKSRMEKAVASLEKEFSHLRTGRASVALLDGLKVDYYGTPTPIDQIASLSTPDSRTITIQPWDRAAFGLVEKAIQKSDLGLTPINDGKIIRIGLPPLTEDRRKDLVKVAKKYTEEAKVAVRNIRRDANDGLKKLQKDKAISEDDLRKGEADIQKTTDSYVAKLEQSLAKKEKEIMEI